The following proteins are encoded in a genomic region of Methylococcales bacterium:
- a CDS encoding Ig-like domain-containing protein, whose translation MMALLRLPVTITLVNETFTSVNGSALGAVTNVPSGLTAVLVRASNTTATLSFTGTADAHANADDISNLTVTFSDSDFTYSTASEVTNATKTDLSIDFADPDDVIAPTLTSSTPSDNSTSVPVDGSGVLTFSENVVAGTGNIVITNENDSSDTRTIAIDDSTQITISGKTVTINPTADLNANTSYNVQLASGVINDSAGNAYAGISNATTLNFSTSDTISPTVSISSDADDAALKTGDVAGLTITLSESATDFTVDDINVSGGTLSNFSGTGKSYTVDFTPTANSTTAATVDITANKFTDAAGNNNTAATQLTMTVDTVVPPPPPPAAPDTTAPTVSISSDADDAALKTGDVAGLTITLSESATDFTVDDINVSGGTLSNFSGTGKSYTVDFTPTANSTTAATVDITANKFTDAAGNNNTAATQLTMTVDTVVPSPPVSIVTEKTIDGSGVNISLPANIEFIAKGITEFQPLSEIKNNLITDIRLVL comes from the coding sequence ATGATGGCTCTATTACGACTACCAGTAACCATTACTTTAGTTAATGAAACCTTCACAAGTGTTAATGGTTCCGCATTAGGCGCAGTAACCAATGTCCCATCAGGATTAACCGCCGTTTTAGTCCGTGCCAGCAATACCACGGCAACCTTGAGTTTCACAGGCACAGCCGACGCTCACGCCAATGCAGATGATATATCCAATCTAACCGTAACATTTTCAGATAGTGATTTTACATATAGCACTGCATCCGAAGTGACGAATGCCACTAAAACTGATTTAAGCATTGATTTTGCTGACCCAGATGATGTTATTGCACCAACGCTAACCAGCAGTACGCCCTCTGATAACTCAACGTCTGTTCCAGTTGATGGTTCTGGAGTCTTAACCTTTAGCGAAAATGTAGTTGCTGGCACAGGCAATATTGTAATTACCAATGAAAATGATAGTAGTGATACACGAACGATTGCTATTGACGATTCAACTCAAATCACTATTAGCGGTAAAACGGTGACCATTAATCCAACGGCTGATCTTAATGCGAATACCAGTTATAACGTTCAATTAGCCAGTGGGGTGATTAATGATAGTGCGGGCAATGCTTATGCTGGAATTAGTAATGCCACAACACTAAATTTTTCTACTTCTGATACAATATCACCCACGGTTTCTATTAGCTCGGATGCGGATGACGCGGCATTAAAAACGGGTGATGTGGCAGGATTAACTATTACATTAAGCGAGTCGGCAACTGATTTTACCGTGGATGACATTAATGTTAGTGGAGGCACTTTAAGTAACTTCTCTGGCACTGGCAAAAGCTATACCGTTGATTTCACCCCAACCGCAAATAGCACTACGGCAGCGACTGTTGATATTACCGCCAATAAATTTACCGATGCCGCAGGCAATAATAATACCGCTGCCACGCAATTAACCATGACTGTTGATACTGTTGTCCCACCACCACCACCACCAGCAGCTCCTGATACTACTGCCCCAACAGTTTCTATTAGCTCGGATGCGGATGACGCGGCATTAAAAACGGGTGATGTGGCAGGATTAACTATTACATTAAGCGAGTCGGCAACTGATTTTACCGTGGATGACATTAATGTTAGTGGAGGCACTTTAAGTAACTTCTCTGGCACTGGCAAAAGCTATACCGTTGATTTCACCCCAACCGCAAATAGCACTACGGCAGCGACTGTTGATATTACCGCCAATAAATTTACCGATGCCGCAGGCAATAATAATACCGCTGCCACGCAATTAACCATGACTGTTGATACCGTTGTCCCATCACCACCAGTTTCTATCGTAACTGAAAAAACTATTGATGGGTCGGGGGTTAATATAAGCCTACCTGCTAATATAGAGTTTATCGCTAAGGGAATTACAGAGTTTCAACCACTTTCTGAAATTAAAAATAATTTAATTACAGATATTAGACTTGTTCTTTAA
- a CDS encoding DUF4214 domain-containing protein translates to MVIDASTLPANSLLQLKQIDFAAITGEVSIEAGDEDNTLIIGETQTEQRVFGNGGDDLFYVGKGAHLLHGGLNTDLINFEGNKSDYTIKQDFAKITITSITDSNDVVTLVNAENLQFADEAIIINYEHSLEISAISGTYSQMFGRQADMNGEQYWADSIINKGLTLGGMALFFMNSEEQQQKIGFDITEADIPTQVEQFYKSFLGRPSNPVGKDFWVNHLENKTLTLEDLATQIISSPEMKSHYASTSEWDFAI, encoded by the coding sequence TTGGTTATTGACGCAAGCACTTTACCTGCAAATAGTTTATTACAATTAAAACAAATTGATTTTGCAGCGATAACAGGGGAGGTTTCAATTGAAGCGGGTGATGAAGATAATACTTTAATCATTGGTGAAACTCAAACTGAACAACGAGTATTTGGAAACGGCGGTGATGATCTATTTTATGTGGGTAAAGGGGCGCATTTATTACATGGCGGCTTAAATACAGATTTAATCAACTTTGAAGGTAATAAAAGTGATTATACAATCAAACAAGATTTTGCAAAAATAACGATTACCTCTATTACAGACTCTAACGATGTTGTCACCTTAGTAAATGCTGAAAACTTACAATTTGCTGATGAGGCTATAATCATCAATTATGAACATAGCCTAGAAATAAGTGCAATTTCAGGAACTTATTCTCAAATGTTTGGACGACAAGCTGATATGAATGGTGAACAATATTGGGCTGACTCCATTATTAATAAAGGCTTAACATTAGGTGGCATGGCACTATTTTTTATGAACTCGGAAGAACAACAACAAAAAATTGGTTTTGATATAACTGAAGCTGATATTCCAACGCAAGTTGAGCAATTTTATAAAAGTTTTTTAGGACGACCTTCTAATCCAGTAGGCAAAGATTTTTGGGTTAATCATTTAGAAAATAAAACATTAACGCTTGAGGATTTAGCAACTCAAATTATTTCATCTCCTGAAATGAAATCTCATTATGCATCGACATCAGAATGGGATTTTGCAATATAA
- a CDS encoding transposase family protein has product MGVSFPGKNHDYGMFKKEFNPELNWFSNFNIFIDLGYLGFNNEYKTNSVNIPHKKPNKSKHNPNPTLTENKKKENKDMSRERVIVEHVIGGMKRYRCLVDKFRNKKEGVKDLGYQLKAGQF; this is encoded by the coding sequence ATTGGGGTTAGTTTTCCAGGTAAAAATCATGATTATGGAATGTTTAAAAAAGAATTTAATCCAGAATTAAATTGGTTTAGTAATTTTAATATATTTATTGATTTAGGTTATTTGGGGTTTAATAATGAATATAAAACTAATTCGGTAAATATTCCTCATAAAAAACCAAATAAATCTAAGCATAATCCAAACCCAACATTAACAGAAAATAAAAAAAAAGAAAACAAAGATATGAGTCGTGAAAGAGTCATTGTTGAGCATGTAATCGGTGGAATGAAAAGATATAGATGCCTAGTTGACAAGTTTAGAAATAAAAAAGAAGGTGTAAAAGATTTAGGCTACCAACTTAAGGCGGGACAGTTTTAA
- a CDS encoding transposase family protein, translating into MKIKEILPRIYDDRQLRALTGLKTEHFILLLSLFEKTLIEDQKEKHENKERKYGSGLDSTLKTPADKLLFILNYMKCYSTFDHLGFSFNMNKSCAHTHVYKLFPILIKTLDIFNVLPATSFSTPEEMQQAFGGVQTLIIDATERAVQRPSDYEEQNEFYSGKKNSIQLKIPL; encoded by the coding sequence ATGAAAATAAAAGAAATTTTACCAAGAATTTATGATGATAGACAGTTAAGAGCTTTAACAGGATTAAAAACAGAACATTTTATTTTACTATTATCTCTATTTGAAAAGACCCTTATTGAAGATCAAAAAGAAAAACATGAAAATAAAGAAAGAAAATACGGTAGTGGTTTAGATAGCACATTAAAAACACCCGCAGACAAATTATTATTTATATTAAATTATATGAAGTGCTATTCTACTTTCGATCACTTAGGGTTTTCTTTTAATATGAATAAATCATGCGCCCATACTCATGTATACAAATTATTTCCAATTTTAATAAAGACGTTAGATATATTTAATGTTTTACCTGCAACAAGTTTTTCAACCCCTGAAGAAATGCAGCAGGCTTTTGGCGGAGTTCAAACATTGATAATAGATGCTACAGAGCGTGCTGTACAACGCCCTAGTGACTATGAAGAACAAAATGAATTTTACAGTGGTAAAAAAAACAGCATACAATTAAAAATACCACTATAG
- the lgt gene encoding prolipoprotein diacylglyceryl transferase translates to MLTYPNIDPVALDLGIIKVHWYGLMYLLGFAGVYFLGQYRAKQSYSVIKPEAIEDLVYFGALGVIIGGRFGYILFYNFGLFLDDPLILFKIWQGGMSFHGGMLGVFVAMWFFAKKQNCTMLQLTDLLSPLVPIGLGLGRIGNFINAELWGRVTDVSWGMVFPNGGDLPRHPSQLYEAFLEGLVLFVILWIYTNKQRPTMAATGLVLFLYGDFRFFVEFFRLPDAHLGYLALDWVTMGQLLSVPMIVIGAGLFYWAHKKRV, encoded by the coding sequence ATGTTGACTTATCCTAATATTGATCCCGTTGCCTTAGATTTAGGCATTATTAAAGTTCACTGGTATGGCTTAATGTACCTCTTAGGTTTTGCGGGGGTTTATTTTTTAGGGCAGTATCGCGCTAAACAATCCTATTCCGTGATTAAGCCTGAAGCCATTGAGGACCTTGTTTATTTTGGGGCATTAGGGGTAATTATTGGGGGGCGGTTTGGCTATATTTTATTCTATAATTTTGGTTTATTTTTAGACGATCCTTTAATTTTATTCAAAATTTGGCAAGGCGGAATGTCTTTTCATGGGGGGATGTTGGGGGTTTTTGTCGCAATGTGGTTTTTTGCTAAAAAGCAGAACTGCACCATGCTGCAATTAACCGACTTATTATCTCCGTTAGTCCCAATAGGATTAGGGTTAGGACGAATAGGTAATTTTATTAATGCTGAATTATGGGGACGGGTTACGGATGTCTCATGGGGAATGGTTTTCCCGAATGGCGGGGATTTGCCACGACATCCTTCACAACTTTATGAGGCATTTTTAGAAGGGCTGGTGTTGTTTGTGATTCTTTGGATTTACACAAATAAGCAACGTCCAACGATGGCCGCTACGGGATTGGTTTTATTTCTCTACGGGGATTTTCGATTTTTTGTTGAATTTTTTCGCTTACCTGATGCTCATTTGGGTTATTTGGCCTTAGATTGGGTTACGATGGGGCAACTATTATCAGTCCCGATGATTGTGATTGGGGCGGGTTTGTTTTATTGGGCGCATAAAAAAAGAGTTTAA